TATAAGTTTGTCTTATTTGAGTTCACAATAACTGCCTGCTGAGTATTTAGGAAAAGAGAATTTTCCGGATAACAAAAAGTTCTTTTCCATTTTTGTATTAACTTTTTCTTTTCCATTTCTGTATTAACTTTTTCTTCTATTCATAAATTATACAAGCTTTACAATTCCAGGTTCGGGAGAGTAAAGCTCTCCTGATTCAAGAAGTTTCTTCAGAATTACTTCAAATTTCTCCTGACTTATTCCTTTTTCTATAGCTTTCTCACAAAACTCTTCAATTCTTATTTTCCCATTTGAAACCTTAAGGATTTCATTGAGGATTGATTTTTGGTCTTTTTTAGAGGCTGTGCTTCCAGGAGAAATTCCGGACCCCGGTTGAGCTGTTCTTTTCACAGCTTGAACTTCGGAAGTTGAGCTTTCAGCTTCTTTCGGAAAGGTTTTCAGGAAAAAAGTTTCTTTCCCTTTCCCGGAAAGTTCAGCCTGTAAGCGGGT
The Methanosarcina sp. WWM596 DNA segment above includes these coding regions:
- a CDS encoding DUF5817 domain-containing protein, producing MEFREKPGYPLYVVVVCPKCRQHAQITKGGKKNLRCQHCGALLQARKLRIFGSFEELSEAVDFRTRLQAELSGKGKETFFLKTFPKEAESSTSEVQAVKRTAQPGSGISPGSTASKKDQKSILNEILKVSNGKIRIEEFCEKAIEKGISQEKFEVILKKLLESGELYSPEPGIVKLV